The Aedes aegypti strain LVP_AGWG chromosome 3, AaegL5.0 Primary Assembly, whole genome shotgun sequence genome contains a region encoding:
- the LOC110678695 gene encoding fibroleukin-like: MKIVIRSLFAAIAIASHYSWLSCAQSNFRQPQYYESCNDAPNATGIYLIKPWNNSAPFQAFCEQQLFGGHWLQFQNRQDGSTNFNRSWNDYKFGFGSLQREFWLGQEKLHQITHGKPCELLVVMANYSEFPVWYHYTTFGVANETANFELKVLGFMEGTAGESFYDYRKENFSTYDRNNDRSGGNCAAIMGSGYWHLDCGTGSRRNNLNGVYSERVLNGGAGMWWGGFGGPSNPLKWSKMFVKVRPVQKSRVSSKS; this comes from the exons ATGAAAATCGTAATAAGATCTCTTTTCGCTGCAATCGCTATAGCTTCCCACTACTCATGGCTTAGTTGCGCGCAATCGAATTTTCGGCAACCGCAATACTACGAATCCTGCAACGACGCCCCAAATGCAACTGGTATATATTTGATCAAACCTTGGAATAATTCAGCTCCATTTCAAGCGTTTTGCGAACAACAACTCTTTGGCGGCCATTGGTTACAGTTTCAAAACCGTCAAGATGGCTCGACAAACTTCAATCGCAGTTGGAACGACTATAAATTCGGTTTTGGAAGCTTACAACGAGAGTTTTGGTTAGGACAGGAGAAACTACATCAG ATAACTCACGGAAAACCATGCGAGCTGTTGGTGGTGATGGCAAACTACAGCGAATTTCCCGTTTGGTATCACTACACCACATTCGGAGTGGCCAATGAGACGGCAAACTTTGAGTTAAAGGTGCTCGGATTCATGGAGGGCACCGCTGGAGAGTCTTTTTACGATTATCGGAAGGAAAATTTCAGCACCTACGATAGGAATAACGATAGATCTGGAGGGAACTGTGCAGCCATAATGGGAAGTGGTTATTGGCATCTGGACTGCGGAACTGGAAGCAGGCGAAATAATCTGAACGGAGTTTATAGCGAACGAGTTTTGAATGGCGGGGCTGGTATGTGGTGGGGCGGCTTTGGAGGGCCTTCCAACCCGTTAAAGTGGTCGAAAATGTTTGTCAAAGTAAGACCAGTTCAAAAGTCTCGCGTTTCTTCCAAAagctga
- the LOC5568253 gene encoding ficolin-3 yields the protein MRHLIITVAFVLISDLLISAIRVTYRSCTDAPAQSGIYWISIANNAAPFQVYCEQEKFAGNWLVVQSRNDASTNFNRSWNEYKFGFGNLRNNFWLGLEKLHQLTSSSSYDLMVVMENYLDFMAFQRYENFAVNDESEGYSLSLSDRNTGTAGDSLLIYNGEKFSTYDRVNNKGTANCAAEMGGGYWHYDCRKILSTRSNLNGLYDVDHIMRNGSGMRWGMFGGTGKPLKRTRMMIKLRE from the exons ATGAGGCATTTGATTATTACAGTAGCTTTTGTTCTAATCAGTGATTTGCTCATTAG CGCCATTCGAGTAACTTACCGATCATGTACAGATGCTCCTGCTCAATCCGGAATCTACTGGATCAGCATAGCGAATAATGCCGCTCCATTTCAAGTTTACTGTGAACAGGAGAAATTTGCTGGGAATTGGTTGGTGGTGCAGAGCCGTAACGATGCTTCAACAAACTTCAATCGCAGTTGGAATGAATACAAATTTGGATTTGGAAATCTGAGGAACAATTTTTGGTTGGGTCTGGAGAAATTGCATCAG CTAACCAGCTCATCCAGTTACGATCTGATGGTAGTCATGGAGAACTACCTTGATTTCATGGCTTTTCAAAGGTACGAAAACTTCGCAGTGAACGATGAATCGGAGGGGTACAGTTTGAGCTTATCGGATAGGAATACCGGAACAGCAGGTGATTCATTGCTTATCTATAATGGTGAAAAGTTTAGCACTTACGACCGGGTGAACAACAAAGGCACCGCGAATTGTGCTGCAGAGATGGGAGGGGGATATTGGCACTACGATTGTAGGAAGATTTTGAGTACAAG GAGTAATTTGAACGGATTGTACGATGTTGATCACATCATGAGGAATGGAAGTGGAATGAGGTGGGGAATGTTTGGAGGCACCGGTAAACCTCTCAAAAGGACTAGAATGATGATCAAACTACGTGAGTGA